In a genomic window of Ipomoea triloba cultivar NCNSP0323 chromosome 3, ASM357664v1:
- the LOC116012655 gene encoding ACT domain-containing protein ACR1-like isoform X1 yields MEIGYKPYVDPEVESLIARIHPPRICIDNDAFQDCTLVKVDSANKHGVLLEMVQVLTDLDLVISKSYICSDGGWLMDDVSQPQLPLFLYSCGAVLIACLPVFHVTDQLGNKIVDESIIHYIQQALCESRRGSREIQTFIGRDVRPRYVLTEHTALEMTGTDRPGLMSEISAVLAEMGCHISAAVAWTHNARAACIVYVEDDSKHGPITDPYRVAQIQAQLENVVEAHHYNGERRSVRLSDPTASRTHTERRLHQLMAADRDYEQCCSCRENGNEEGEKHSQERCYNSETSIKIENCKEKGYSIVTVWSRDRPKLLFDTVCALTDMHYIVFHASISSHDSTSVQEYYVRHKDGCTLNLESERRRVTQCLIAATERRASHGLRLDICTQNRLGLLSDVTRVFRENGLSITRAEIGTQGERAIGTFYVKDTSGQSVDPETLESVRQEIGGTVKVVHKSSGRFTQATSSGNSTRRSHRSSGEDGKPGFSLGSLLWAQLERLSNNFRPIKS; encoded by the exons ATGGAGATAGGTTATAAGCCTTATGTTGATCCCGAGGTCGAATCGCTTATTGCTAGAATTCACCCTCCCAG GATTTGCATTGACAATGATGCATTCCAAGACTGCACACTTGTGAAG GTTGATAGTGCCAATAAGCATGGGGTACTGCTGGAGATGGTTCAAGTTTTGACAGATCTTGACCTAGTGATTTCCAAATCATATATCTGCTCTGATGGTGGTTGGTTAATGGATG ACGTGAGTCAGCCACAACTACCTTTGTTTCTCTATTCATGTGGGGCTGTTCTAATTGCATGTTTGCCAGTATTCCACGTGACAGACCAACTGGGAAACAAAATTGTTGATGAAAGCATCATCCATTACATCCAGCAG GCCTTATGTGAAAGTAGGAGGGGGTCAAGGGAGATCCAAACCTTTATTGGTAGAGACGTTAGGCCCCGATATGTCTTGACAGAACACACAGCTTTGGAAATGACAGGAACAGACAGGCCAGGGCTAATGTCAGAAATATCAGCTGTGCTAGCTGAGATGGGATGCCACATATCTGCTGCCGTGGCATGGACACACAATGCACGGGCAGCATGCATAGTCTACGTGGAAGATGACTCAAAGCATGGCCCAATCACGGACCCCTACCGTGTGGCCCAAATCCAGGCACAGCTGGAGAATGTTGTTGAGGCCCATCACTATAACGGGGAACGCCGGAGTGTGAGGCTGTCAGACCCTACTGCAAGCCGGACGCATACTGAGAGGCGCCTCCACCAGTTAATGGCGGCTGATAGGGACTATGAGCAGTGTTGCTCCTGTCGTGAAAATGGTAATGAAGAAGGTGAAAAACACAGCCAGGAAAGGTGTTATAACAGTGAAACAAGcataaaaatagaaaactgtAAAGAGAAGGGGTACAGTATAGTTACAGTATGGAGTCGAGACCGGCCCAAGTTGCTCTTTGACACTGTCTGCGCACTCACCGACATGCACTATATTGTTTTTCATGCATCCATTAGCTCTCATGATTCCACTTCAGTTCAG GAATATTACGTAAGGCACAAAGATGGATGCACATTGAATTTAGAAAGTGAAAGACGCAGAGTTACCCAATGCTTGATTGCAGCCACAGAAAGACGAGCCtctcat GGACTAAGGCTAGATATCTGCACTCAAAACAGGCTAGGGCTGTTATCAGATGTCACAAGGGTTTTCCGAGAAAATGGATTATCCATTACCAGGGCTGAGATTGGGACACAGGGCGAGAGAGCAATAGGCACATTCTATGTAAAAGATACTTCGGGGCAAAGTGTTGACCCAGAAACACTGGAATCTGTTAGACAAGAAATTGGAGGTACCGTTAAGGTAGTTCACAAATCCTCAGGTAGGTTTACTCAGGCCACTTCATCTGGCAATAGCACAAGGAGGAGTCATAGGAGCAGCGGGGAAGATGGGAAGCCCGGGTTTTCATTGGGAAGCTTGCTGTGGGCACAGCTTGAGAGACTTTCAAACAACTTCCGACCCATAAAATCCTAA
- the LOC116012655 gene encoding ACT domain-containing protein ACR1-like isoform X2, whose protein sequence is MEIGYKPYVDPEVESLIARIHPPRICIDNDAFQDCTLVKVDSANKHGVLLEMVQVLTDLDLVISKSYICSDGGWLMDVFHVTDQLGNKIVDESIIHYIQQALCESRRGSREIQTFIGRDVRPRYVLTEHTALEMTGTDRPGLMSEISAVLAEMGCHISAAVAWTHNARAACIVYVEDDSKHGPITDPYRVAQIQAQLENVVEAHHYNGERRSVRLSDPTASRTHTERRLHQLMAADRDYEQCCSCRENGNEEGEKHSQERCYNSETSIKIENCKEKGYSIVTVWSRDRPKLLFDTVCALTDMHYIVFHASISSHDSTSVQEYYVRHKDGCTLNLESERRRVTQCLIAATERRASHGLRLDICTQNRLGLLSDVTRVFRENGLSITRAEIGTQGERAIGTFYVKDTSGQSVDPETLESVRQEIGGTVKVVHKSSGRFTQATSSGNSTRRSHRSSGEDGKPGFSLGSLLWAQLERLSNNFRPIKS, encoded by the exons ATGGAGATAGGTTATAAGCCTTATGTTGATCCCGAGGTCGAATCGCTTATTGCTAGAATTCACCCTCCCAG GATTTGCATTGACAATGATGCATTCCAAGACTGCACACTTGTGAAG GTTGATAGTGCCAATAAGCATGGGGTACTGCTGGAGATGGTTCAAGTTTTGACAGATCTTGACCTAGTGATTTCCAAATCATATATCTGCTCTGATGGTGGTTGGTTAATGGATG TATTCCACGTGACAGACCAACTGGGAAACAAAATTGTTGATGAAAGCATCATCCATTACATCCAGCAG GCCTTATGTGAAAGTAGGAGGGGGTCAAGGGAGATCCAAACCTTTATTGGTAGAGACGTTAGGCCCCGATATGTCTTGACAGAACACACAGCTTTGGAAATGACAGGAACAGACAGGCCAGGGCTAATGTCAGAAATATCAGCTGTGCTAGCTGAGATGGGATGCCACATATCTGCTGCCGTGGCATGGACACACAATGCACGGGCAGCATGCATAGTCTACGTGGAAGATGACTCAAAGCATGGCCCAATCACGGACCCCTACCGTGTGGCCCAAATCCAGGCACAGCTGGAGAATGTTGTTGAGGCCCATCACTATAACGGGGAACGCCGGAGTGTGAGGCTGTCAGACCCTACTGCAAGCCGGACGCATACTGAGAGGCGCCTCCACCAGTTAATGGCGGCTGATAGGGACTATGAGCAGTGTTGCTCCTGTCGTGAAAATGGTAATGAAGAAGGTGAAAAACACAGCCAGGAAAGGTGTTATAACAGTGAAACAAGcataaaaatagaaaactgtAAAGAGAAGGGGTACAGTATAGTTACAGTATGGAGTCGAGACCGGCCCAAGTTGCTCTTTGACACTGTCTGCGCACTCACCGACATGCACTATATTGTTTTTCATGCATCCATTAGCTCTCATGATTCCACTTCAGTTCAG GAATATTACGTAAGGCACAAAGATGGATGCACATTGAATTTAGAAAGTGAAAGACGCAGAGTTACCCAATGCTTGATTGCAGCCACAGAAAGACGAGCCtctcat GGACTAAGGCTAGATATCTGCACTCAAAACAGGCTAGGGCTGTTATCAGATGTCACAAGGGTTTTCCGAGAAAATGGATTATCCATTACCAGGGCTGAGATTGGGACACAGGGCGAGAGAGCAATAGGCACATTCTATGTAAAAGATACTTCGGGGCAAAGTGTTGACCCAGAAACACTGGAATCTGTTAGACAAGAAATTGGAGGTACCGTTAAGGTAGTTCACAAATCCTCAGGTAGGTTTACTCAGGCCACTTCATCTGGCAATAGCACAAGGAGGAGTCATAGGAGCAGCGGGGAAGATGGGAAGCCCGGGTTTTCATTGGGAAGCTTGCTGTGGGCACAGCTTGAGAGACTTTCAAACAACTTCCGACCCATAAAATCCTAA